One Cellulosimicrobium protaetiae genomic region harbors:
- a CDS encoding glycoside hydrolase family 13 protein, with protein MREPAAASPDWWRSAVIYQVYVRSFADGNGDGTGDLAGVRQHLGYLRDLGVDAIWFTPWYVSPLADGGYDVADYRAIDPQFGTLAEAEQLIAEARDLGIRTIIDVVPNHVSSEHEWFKAALAAGPGSPERERFWFHPGKGEDGSEIPTRWVSEFQGSTWTRTTNPDGTPGEWYLHVFAPEQPDLNWNHPDVRREHEDILRFWFDRGAAGIRIDSAAQLVKDPALPEVPAHPGPGEHPHVDRDELHDIYRGWRAVADSYEEPRVLVGEVWLADRARFAQYLRPDEMHTAFNFDFMARPWDAKALRESVQTTLDAHAPVAAPATWVLSNHDVTRPVTRYGREDSSFAFTAKRFGTPTDLETGRRRARAAALLSAALPGSLYLYQGDELGLPEVEDLPLDAIQDPMHFRSDGVDPGRDGCRVPLPWTRGGTSHGFGPDGGAQPWLPQPHGWGEVSVEAQSDDETSVLALYRRVLATRRAEPALHGEAFRWLDSLGGVALGDDVLAFRRGDTRDDAHGDDDGVLTCVVNLGTEDVPLPADAEVLLHSGTPHGADTSEPPTRLAPDTAVWLRA; from the coding sequence GTGCGGGAGCCGGCGGCGGCGTCGCCCGACTGGTGGCGCAGCGCCGTGATCTACCAGGTGTACGTGCGCAGCTTCGCGGACGGGAACGGCGACGGCACCGGCGACCTCGCGGGCGTCCGGCAGCACCTCGGCTACCTGCGCGACCTCGGCGTCGACGCGATCTGGTTCACCCCCTGGTACGTGTCCCCGCTCGCGGACGGCGGCTACGACGTCGCCGACTACCGCGCGATCGACCCCCAGTTCGGCACGCTGGCCGAGGCGGAGCAGCTCATCGCGGAGGCGCGCGACCTCGGGATCCGCACGATCATCGACGTCGTCCCCAACCACGTCTCGTCCGAGCACGAGTGGTTCAAGGCCGCTCTCGCCGCAGGTCCGGGATCGCCCGAGCGCGAGCGCTTCTGGTTCCACCCGGGCAAGGGCGAGGACGGCTCCGAGATCCCGACGCGCTGGGTCTCGGAGTTCCAGGGCAGCACGTGGACGCGCACGACGAACCCCGACGGCACCCCCGGCGAGTGGTACCTGCACGTGTTCGCGCCCGAGCAGCCGGACCTCAACTGGAACCACCCCGACGTGCGCCGCGAGCACGAGGACATCCTGCGGTTCTGGTTCGACCGCGGCGCCGCGGGCATCCGCATCGACTCCGCGGCCCAGCTCGTCAAGGACCCGGCCCTGCCCGAGGTCCCGGCCCACCCCGGCCCCGGCGAGCACCCCCACGTCGACCGCGACGAGCTGCACGACATCTACCGCGGCTGGCGCGCCGTCGCGGACTCCTACGAGGAGCCGCGCGTGCTCGTCGGCGAGGTGTGGCTCGCGGACCGCGCGCGGTTCGCCCAGTACCTGCGCCCGGACGAGATGCACACGGCGTTCAACTTCGACTTCATGGCGCGGCCATGGGACGCGAAGGCGCTGCGCGAGTCCGTCCAGACGACGCTCGACGCGCACGCCCCGGTCGCCGCGCCGGCGACGTGGGTGCTCTCGAACCACGACGTGACGCGCCCGGTGACGCGGTACGGCCGCGAGGACAGCTCGTTCGCGTTCACGGCCAAGCGCTTCGGCACGCCGACGGACCTGGAGACCGGGCGCCGTCGGGCCCGGGCCGCCGCGCTGCTCTCGGCCGCGCTGCCGGGGTCGCTGTACCTCTACCAGGGCGACGAGCTCGGCCTGCCCGAGGTCGAGGACCTGCCGCTCGACGCGATCCAGGACCCCATGCACTTCCGCTCGGACGGCGTCGACCCCGGCCGCGACGGCTGCCGCGTCCCGCTCCCGTGGACGCGCGGCGGCACGAGCCACGGGTTCGGGCCGGACGGCGGGGCGCAGCCCTGGCTTCCCCAGCCGCACGGCTGGGGTGAGGTGTCCGTCGAGGCGCAGTCCGACGACGAGACGTCGGTGCTCGCGCTCTACCGCCGCGTCCTCGCGACGCGACGGGCCGAGCCCGCGCTGCACGGCGAGGCGTTCCGCTGGCTCGACTCCCTCGGCGGGGTCGCGCTCGGCGACGACGTGCTCGCGTTCCGTCGCGGTGACACGCGCGACGACGCGCACGGTGACGACGACGGCGTGCTCACGTGCGTCGTCAACCTCGGGACCGAGGACGTGCCGCTGCCCGCGGACGCCGAGGTCCTCCTCCACAGCGGCACCCCGCACGGGGCGGACACGTCGGAGCCACCGACGCGGCTCGCCCCCGACACCGCGGTCTGGCTGCGCGCATGA